In Rhizobium jaguaris, a single window of DNA contains:
- the recX gene encoding recombination regulator RecX — MDETPTPRMLSWARNSTIYRLERKMMTEKQLFDAIARKAKQKFEGISDAQIKAVADFAVKFAYDQKALDDVAYAEISTRSAVRSGKSRKAISYKLASKGIESDTVAAALDATNDLFAAIIFARKRGFGPFRRGELDEKRKTKELSAFARNGFGFEIGRAIFDMSRQEAEEHLNSSSVF, encoded by the coding sequence ATGGACGAAACTCCAACACCCCGAATGTTGTCTTGGGCACGTAATTCGACGATCTATCGTCTTGAACGCAAGATGATGACCGAGAAGCAGTTGTTCGATGCAATTGCGAGAAAAGCGAAACAGAAGTTCGAAGGCATCAGCGATGCGCAGATCAAGGCCGTCGCTGATTTCGCGGTGAAGTTCGCTTACGATCAGAAGGCCCTCGACGACGTTGCCTATGCCGAAATCAGCACACGGTCGGCGGTGCGCTCCGGCAAATCAAGGAAGGCCATCTCTTACAAGCTCGCTTCGAAAGGCATAGAGAGTGATACGGTGGCGGCGGCTTTGGATGCTACGAACGACTTGTTCGCGGCGATTATTTTTGCCCGCAAACGTGGCTTCGGCCCCTTTCGGAGAGGTGAACTCGATGAAAAGCGAAAGACGAAAGAACTATCCGCATTCGCCCGCAATGGTTTTGGCTTCGAGATCGGCAGGGCGATTTTCGATATGAGCCGACAGGAGGCTGAAGAGCATCTGAATTCATCATCGGTTTTCTAA
- a CDS encoding GntR family transcriptional regulator encodes MAVSPIRPRMSIKDLYDVLYMRILTGELRPGAAISETRIADEVGLSRTPVRQVFQRLADAGFLVVVPQVGTYVAPIEISAVRDAQFVREMLECSAVAEAATSPLADKEARLHRFLEDQRRLIGKGDHIGFFLSDEAMHRALMEIAGHPHVWGMIASAKVSLDRLRYLSLERIDWLEMIFRQHEDLVNRVVAGDPDGATKVMQAHLRTAFAAIERIAAENADFFAE; translated from the coding sequence ATGGCCGTATCACCAATCCGCCCAAGGATGAGTATCAAGGACCTCTATGACGTCCTCTACATGCGCATTCTGACCGGCGAACTTCGACCGGGCGCGGCCATTTCGGAAACACGGATCGCCGATGAGGTCGGCTTGAGCCGAACGCCGGTTCGGCAGGTGTTTCAGAGGCTGGCCGACGCGGGCTTTCTGGTCGTCGTGCCTCAGGTCGGCACCTATGTCGCGCCCATCGAGATCAGCGCGGTTCGTGACGCGCAGTTCGTGCGCGAAATGCTGGAATGCAGCGCGGTCGCGGAGGCCGCCACGTCACCTTTGGCGGACAAGGAAGCGAGGCTGCACCGGTTTCTGGAGGATCAGCGGCGACTGATCGGCAAGGGCGATCATATCGGCTTTTTCCTGTCGGATGAGGCGATGCACCGGGCGCTGATGGAAATCGCCGGGCATCCCCATGTCTGGGGCATGATTGCTTCGGCAAAAGTTTCCCTTGATCGTCTTCGCTATCTCTCCCTCGAGCGGATCGATTGGCTGGAGATGATCTTTCGTCAACATGAGGATTTGGTTAATCGCGTGGTCGCAGGCGATCCGGATGGCGCGACCAAGGTGATGCAAGCCCATCTGCGCACCGCTTTTGCCGCCATCGAACGCATCGCCGCCGAAAATGCGGATTTCTTTGCGGAGTAG
- a CDS encoding amino acid ABC transporter ATP-binding protein — MTQAVLEFDNVVKRFGKRTILNGISMQVRSGEIVCFIGPSGTGKSTLLRCVNGLEDIQSGEIRFEGRPVLAHERGAITTVRRRIGMIFQHFNLYPHLTALQNVVLASVVVHKQDRKTVEARAKALFERVRLSHRMNAYPAQMSGGEQQRVAIARALCAEPHILLFDEPTSALDPETVGEVLGVMRDLAREGRTMLVVTHEIRFAADVGTRMIFMDEGKIVEDREPRALIANPTSERARRFLSTITAEAH, encoded by the coding sequence ATGACGCAGGCAGTTCTTGAATTCGACAATGTGGTCAAGCGCTTTGGCAAGCGTACCATTCTTAATGGTATTTCCATGCAGGTGCGGTCCGGCGAGATCGTCTGTTTTATCGGACCTTCCGGCACGGGCAAATCGACGCTACTGCGCTGCGTCAACGGGCTTGAGGATATTCAGAGCGGAGAGATCCGTTTCGAGGGCCGGCCTGTGCTGGCGCATGAGCGTGGCGCCATAACGACTGTCCGCCGTCGGATCGGCATGATCTTTCAGCACTTCAATCTCTATCCGCATCTCACAGCCTTGCAGAATGTCGTGCTCGCCTCGGTCGTCGTACATAAGCAGGACCGGAAAACGGTCGAAGCGCGCGCGAAAGCCCTGTTCGAGCGGGTGCGCCTGTCCCACCGGATGAATGCTTATCCGGCGCAGATGTCGGGCGGCGAGCAGCAGCGGGTGGCGATCGCCCGTGCGCTTTGCGCCGAGCCTCATATCTTGCTTTTCGATGAGCCGACCTCCGCGCTTGACCCGGAAACCGTTGGCGAGGTGCTCGGCGTCATGCGCGACCTTGCTCGTGAGGGTCGCACAATGCTAGTCGTCACGCACGAAATCCGTTTCGCCGCCGATGTCGGCACGCGGATGATTTTCATGGACGAAGGCAAGATCGTGGAAGACCGAGAGCCTCGCGCGCTGATCGCAAATCCGACTAGCGAACGGGCGCGGCGTTTCCTGAGCACCATCACAGCAGAGGCGCATTGA
- a CDS encoding amino acid ABC transporter permease produces the protein MNHDLFSFLPLFLKAAALTIWLSWLALMIGAVAGGFVALARTSRWLPLRVLALLFVEFFRSIPILIVLFFAYFGLPVMFGVDISTFTAATLALALHATATMSEVMRAGIESVGRGQWEAAQSSGMTFAQTMRHVVGPQALKVVLPPSVGVYVTTLKESSLASIIGYIELTKTGLLVRESTGGSFAPLLLLGVLYFLINYGISLAGGVLERRYNVGTKLVLAGGGL, from the coding sequence ATGAATCACGACCTGTTTTCCTTTCTGCCGCTTTTTCTGAAGGCGGCCGCACTCACGATCTGGCTGTCATGGCTGGCTCTGATGATCGGCGCCGTCGCGGGTGGCTTTGTGGCGCTGGCGCGGACGTCCCGCTGGCTGCCACTGAGAGTACTGGCTCTGCTTTTCGTCGAGTTCTTTCGGTCCATCCCAATTCTGATCGTGCTGTTCTTCGCCTATTTCGGCCTGCCGGTCATGTTCGGGGTCGATATCTCGACGTTCACCGCGGCGACCCTTGCGTTGGCACTGCACGCCACCGCCACCATGTCCGAGGTCATGCGCGCTGGCATCGAGAGTGTCGGGCGCGGCCAGTGGGAAGCGGCGCAATCCTCGGGAATGACCTTTGCCCAGACCATGCGGCATGTGGTCGGCCCGCAGGCATTGAAGGTCGTTCTGCCGCCTTCGGTCGGTGTTTATGTAACGACGCTGAAGGAATCCTCGCTCGCCTCGATCATCGGCTACATCGAATTGACCAAGACCGGTCTTCTCGTCCGCGAAAGCACGGGCGGCAGCTTTGCTCCGCTTCTGCTCCTCGGTGTCCTTTATTTTCTCATCAACTATGGAATCTCGCTGGCGGGAGGCGTGCTTGAGCGGCGCTACAACGTCGGAACGAAGCTCGTGCTCGCGGGAGGTGGACTATGA
- a CDS encoding amino acid ABC transporter permease, which translates to MHYTLQFRSIREYLPLLWDAAQTTLSISVLAIILSVIIGCGLAIMRRSQSRLARVLAIAYIEIMRNTPLLVILYIVYFALPAMGLRFSPFSAALIGLTLNSAGYMAEIIRAGLVAIAHGQFEAARAQGFNPVQTYRHIILPQVFRVIYAPLGNQVIAVILASSLASAVAVEDVASWMQTVGSTSFRFFETFLVAAGVYLVLCQAVNLIRLAIGRMLFRDNGVRR; encoded by the coding sequence ATGCATTATACGCTCCAGTTTCGCAGCATTCGCGAATATCTGCCGCTGCTCTGGGATGCCGCACAAACCACACTGAGCATTTCGGTTCTAGCCATCATCCTCAGTGTGATCATCGGCTGCGGACTGGCGATCATGCGTCGCAGCCAAAGCCGGCTCGCCCGCGTCTTGGCTATCGCCTATATCGAGATCATGCGGAACACGCCGCTTCTGGTCATTCTTTATATCGTCTATTTCGCGCTTCCCGCCATGGGATTGCGTTTCTCCCCCTTCTCGGCCGCTTTGATCGGATTGACGCTCAACAGCGCCGGCTACATGGCGGAGATCATCCGTGCAGGGCTTGTCGCCATCGCGCATGGCCAATTCGAGGCGGCGCGGGCGCAGGGTTTCAACCCCGTCCAGACCTATCGCCATATCATTCTGCCGCAGGTCTTTCGGGTTATCTACGCGCCGCTTGGCAATCAGGTCATCGCGGTCATTCTCGCATCCTCGCTCGCTTCAGCGGTTGCCGTGGAGGATGTGGCCTCGTGGATGCAGACGGTCGGCTCCACCTCCTTCCGCTTCTTCGAAACTTTTTTGGTGGCTGCGGGCGTTTATCTGGTTCTCTGCCAGGCGGTGAACCTCATTCGCCTTGCGATCGGCCGCATGCTTTTCAGGGATAATGGTGTGCGCCGATGA
- a CDS encoding transporter substrate-binding domain-containing protein: MSLKRAFLGLLGGLAIAAAISIPAFAESGSVLQSVLSNGKLRVAVLGSLPPYATVGADGVPVGYDIEIAKKLAAALKVDPEFVVTDIPSRVTSLQTGKVDVTIADFTRNVERSTSVAFSNPYVVTNMRLLVPESAPYKTIDEANAAKIRVAISRGGTAERAVPAHMPNAQLVRFNTQADELSALLSGQVDAMAEDDFYNRKAISDNAGKLRQVDGSLARAEIAIGVPAGDAEWLRVVNLFVDQFNASGDNKALFKTWFGFDQPLLQAQY, from the coding sequence ATGTCTTTGAAACGCGCATTTTTGGGTCTTCTCGGCGGCCTCGCGATCGCTGCTGCCATTTCGATTCCAGCCTTCGCGGAGTCCGGCAGTGTTCTCCAGTCGGTTCTTTCCAACGGCAAGCTTCGCGTTGCCGTACTCGGCAGCCTGCCGCCTTACGCGACTGTTGGTGCCGACGGCGTACCTGTCGGCTACGACATCGAAATCGCGAAAAAACTTGCGGCGGCATTGAAGGTTGATCCGGAATTCGTCGTTACCGATATTCCGAGCCGTGTCACGTCGCTGCAGACCGGCAAGGTCGATGTGACGATCGCCGATTTCACCCGCAACGTCGAGCGTTCGACATCGGTTGCTTTTTCGAATCCCTATGTCGTGACCAACATGCGGCTCCTCGTGCCGGAAAGCGCACCTTACAAGACGATCGATGAGGCCAATGCGGCCAAGATCCGCGTCGCCATTTCCCGCGGTGGTACGGCGGAGCGCGCTGTCCCGGCCCATATGCCCAATGCCCAGCTCGTCCGTTTCAACACCCAGGCCGACGAGCTCAGCGCTCTGCTGTCTGGACAGGTCGACGCGATGGCGGAAGACGATTTCTACAATCGCAAGGCCATCAGCGATAACGCAGGCAAGCTTCGCCAGGTCGACGGTTCGCTTGCGCGCGCCGAAATTGCCATCGGTGTTCCGGCAGGGGACGCCGAATGGTTGCGGGTCGTCAACCTGTTCGTCGACCAGTTCAACGCTTCCGGTGACAACAAGGCGCTTTTCAAGACCTGGTTCGGCTTCGACCAGCCTTTGCTGCAGGCGCAATATTGA
- a CDS encoding Zn-dependent oxidoreductase, translated as MVAIAVRAPYRLALEDESSVAGVGPGEVSIRVNRAGICGSDIHILHGSNPFVVYPRIIGHEFAGTVEAIGAGVSRLAVGDHVVADPVISCGKCHPCRIGRSNVCANLQVIGVHHDGGFRSVAVVPEDNAVKVSPSLGFDIAALAEPLAVAANVLSRTGCGPEDTVLIYGAGTVGLTVLQVAKMRGARCIVADIDDRRLERAREFGADVAFNSLEKSVPDMVAGELDGLGPSVVVDGAGIPSLLEEACRVAAPAGRIGLLGFSSAPCNVSQQEIVRKELSLVGSRLNRRFIPEVVRWLESGALKPAAMITQTFAATDAAAAFDLIERHPEQTLKVQLAFDS; from the coding sequence ATGGTTGCGATAGCGGTACGCGCGCCTTATCGGCTGGCGTTGGAGGATGAGAGTTCTGTTGCGGGAGTGGGGCCCGGCGAGGTTTCGATCCGGGTCAATCGGGCCGGTATTTGCGGTTCGGACATCCACATTCTGCACGGCTCGAACCCGTTCGTCGTTTATCCCCGTATCATTGGTCATGAGTTCGCCGGCACAGTAGAGGCGATCGGTGCGGGCGTATCGCGCCTGGCGGTAGGAGATCATGTGGTCGCCGATCCAGTCATTTCTTGCGGAAAATGCCATCCTTGCCGTATCGGCCGGTCGAATGTCTGTGCCAATCTGCAGGTCATAGGTGTGCACCATGACGGCGGCTTTCGGTCGGTGGCTGTCGTCCCGGAAGACAATGCAGTAAAGGTTTCGCCATCTCTCGGCTTCGACATCGCGGCTCTTGCCGAGCCGCTGGCGGTTGCTGCGAACGTGCTGTCGCGTACCGGCTGCGGCCCCGAGGATACGGTGCTGATTTATGGCGCCGGCACTGTCGGTTTGACTGTGCTACAGGTTGCCAAGATGAGAGGCGCGCGTTGCATCGTCGCCGACATCGACGACAGGCGGCTTGAGCGTGCTCGTGAATTCGGGGCTGATGTAGCGTTCAACTCTTTGGAAAAGTCAGTTCCGGACATGGTGGCCGGCGAATTGGATGGGCTCGGTCCATCGGTCGTTGTTGACGGTGCCGGAATTCCGTCCCTGCTGGAGGAGGCCTGCCGTGTGGCGGCGCCGGCCGGTAGGATCGGACTGCTCGGATTTTCTTCTGCACCTTGCAATGTCAGCCAGCAGGAGATCGTCCGCAAGGAGTTGAGCCTCGTCGGCTCCCGTCTCAATCGCCGCTTCATTCCGGAAGTGGTCCGCTGGCTGGAAAGCGGCGCCCTCAAGCCGGCGGCGATGATCACGCAGACCTTTGCCGCCACTGACGCGGCCGCCGCTTTTGACCTCATCGAGCGGCATCCCGAGCAGACACTCAAAGTACAGCTCGCCTTCGATTCCTAA
- a CDS encoding mannitol dehydrogenase family protein encodes MMERLTARTRLPASIHSPAYDRHALKPGIVHIGLGAFHRAHQAVYTDAALAHAFGNWGIVGVSLRSTEIAHDMQAQDCLYSVVARDSSGDSVRVVGSIVEALAASEDGEAVLARLADPAVHVVTLTVSEKAYGIDPVGGGIDHAHPAIASDLKSPTRPTGVIGYLTEGLARRRDAGLPPFTVLCCDNLPSNGRIVRRLVTEMAAALDPGLAAWIEENVSFPCSMVDRIVPAATAETRARAEKLLGAEDRLSIEAETFSQWVIEDDFVSDRPAWEAGGALFVENVEPYEKMKLRLLNGSHSLIAYLGQLQKLEFVRDVMGVPENVALVRRHMQAAVRTLDPVPGIDLAHYMDQLVERFANPAIAHRTLQIAMDGSQKLPQRLFQPAVDALSSGSDGAEFAFATAVWIAFLKQADTLDDPRSGELLKAAADAVQADDETASFFAVPGLFPRGLQANRAWRNRVNSLLKSLG; translated from the coding sequence CTGATGGAACGATTGACTGCTCGCACGCGATTACCCGCTTCGATCCACTCCCCTGCTTATGACAGGCACGCGCTAAAGCCGGGGATCGTTCATATCGGTCTCGGTGCTTTTCACCGCGCGCACCAGGCGGTTTACACGGATGCGGCGCTGGCGCATGCATTTGGAAACTGGGGCATTGTCGGCGTCAGCCTGCGGTCGACAGAGATCGCCCACGATATGCAGGCGCAGGATTGCCTTTATAGCGTTGTTGCGCGTGACAGCTCCGGCGATAGCGTTAGGGTTGTCGGCTCGATCGTGGAGGCGCTTGCGGCCAGCGAGGATGGGGAGGCTGTCCTTGCGAGGCTTGCCGATCCAGCTGTCCATGTCGTCACGCTGACTGTCAGCGAAAAGGCTTATGGCATCGACCCCGTCGGCGGTGGAATTGATCACGCCCATCCCGCGATCGCCAGTGACCTGAAATCGCCGACCCGCCCGACCGGCGTGATCGGTTATTTGACGGAGGGGCTCGCTCGACGACGGGACGCCGGTCTACCACCGTTCACGGTACTTTGCTGTGACAATCTCCCGAGCAATGGACGCATCGTCCGGCGCCTTGTGACCGAGATGGCCGCTGCGCTCGATCCAGGCCTGGCGGCATGGATCGAAGAAAACGTATCCTTTCCCTGCAGCATGGTCGATCGCATCGTTCCGGCTGCGACGGCCGAAACCCGCGCTCGTGCCGAAAAGCTGCTGGGAGCGGAGGACAGACTGTCGATCGAGGCCGAGACTTTCTCGCAATGGGTGATCGAGGATGATTTCGTTTCGGATCGCCCCGCTTGGGAAGCGGGCGGCGCGCTCTTCGTCGAGAATGTCGAACCCTACGAGAAAATGAAGCTGCGGCTGCTGAATGGTTCGCACTCGCTAATCGCCTACCTCGGGCAATTGCAGAAGCTCGAATTCGTCCGCGACGTCATGGGGGTGCCCGAGAATGTTGCGCTGGTCCGCCGGCACATGCAGGCGGCGGTTCGCACGCTCGATCCCGTGCCGGGCATCGATCTCGCCCACTATATGGATCAGTTGGTGGAGAGGTTTGCCAATCCGGCCATCGCCCATCGCACGCTGCAGATCGCGATGGACGGCTCACAGAAACTGCCGCAGCGCCTGTTTCAGCCTGCCGTCGACGCTCTTTCTTCGGGAAGCGACGGGGCTGAGTTCGCCTTCGCTACGGCCGTCTGGATAGCCTTTCTCAAACAGGCCGATACTCTAGACGATCCCCGATCCGGGGAACTGTTGAAGGCGGCGGCGGATGCGGTGCAGGCGGACGACGAAACCGCTTCCTTCTTTGCTGTGCCGGGGCTTTTCCCCCGGGGATTACAGGCAAACAGGGCCTGGAGAAACCGAGTGAATTCGCTTCTGAAATCCCTAGGCTGA
- the uxuA gene encoding mannonate dehydratase, giving the protein MRHTWRWFGPIDKVSVRDAVQAGADGIVSSLHHIPTGVAWPLEEIRKRQDEIRQGGLEWELVESIPVSESIKTMSGDWKEHVKAWAETLRRLAEAGISTVCYNFMPVLDWTRTDLRWTTPSGAKAMRFDLVDFIAFDLNILQRPDAATDYSAELVEVAAQRFAEMPEERRLILSRSVGAGLPGQAEAYTLPELRTELARYGAIDAERLRSHLIDFLSEVVPVAEGLGMRLCAHGDDPPWPLLGLPRILSTEADYAHILKAVDSPTNGVTFCTGSLGARGDNDLPAMVSRLASRIHFVHLRNVRRETTAQPGSFFEDEHLEGNADMVAVIAAILSEERRRKAEGRADHTIFMRPDHGQEILDDLARGAQPGYPAIGRLKGLAELRGIERALSHPQYGLAR; this is encoded by the coding sequence ATGAGACATACGTGGAGATGGTTTGGACCGATCGACAAAGTCAGCGTCAGGGATGCCGTTCAGGCCGGCGCGGATGGCATCGTCAGCTCGCTCCACCACATTCCGACCGGCGTCGCTTGGCCATTGGAGGAAATCCGCAAGCGGCAGGATGAGATCCGGCAGGGCGGATTGGAGTGGGAGTTGGTCGAAAGCATTCCCGTTTCCGAGAGCATCAAGACCATGTCCGGGGATTGGAAAGAGCATGTGAAGGCGTGGGCGGAGACGCTGCGCCGTCTGGCCGAGGCAGGAATTTCCACGGTCTGCTACAATTTTATGCCTGTTCTCGATTGGACGCGTACGGATCTGCGCTGGACGACTCCAAGCGGAGCGAAGGCCATGCGTTTCGACCTCGTCGATTTCATCGCCTTCGATCTGAATATCCTGCAGCGGCCGGATGCGGCGACTGATTATTCCGCTGAATTGGTGGAGGTTGCCGCGCAGCGTTTTGCCGAGATGCCGGAAGAAAGGCGTTTGATTCTTTCGCGCAGTGTCGGCGCAGGGCTTCCCGGGCAGGCAGAAGCCTATACTCTGCCGGAACTGCGCACCGAACTCGCGCGCTACGGCGCCATCGATGCGGAACGCCTTCGCAGCCATCTGATCGACTTCCTGTCCGAGGTCGTGCCGGTCGCGGAAGGACTGGGCATGCGGCTTTGCGCGCATGGAGACGATCCGCCATGGCCGCTTCTCGGCCTGCCGCGTATCCTCTCGACTGAAGCGGATTACGCGCACATTCTGAAGGCGGTCGACAGTCCCACCAACGGCGTCACCTTCTGCACGGGCTCGCTTGGCGCGCGTGGCGACAATGATCTGCCGGCAATGGTCTCGCGGCTGGCTTCTCGCATCCATTTCGTCCACCTCCGAAATGTTCGCCGCGAAACGACGGCGCAGCCGGGTTCCTTCTTCGAGGACGAGCATCTTGAGGGAAATGCCGATATGGTCGCGGTGATTGCTGCAATCCTTTCGGAGGAGCGGCGGCGGAAGGCCGAGGGGCGTGCCGATCACACGATCTTCATGCGGCCCGACCATGGCCAGGAAATCCTTGATGACTTGGCGCGCGGGGCACAGCCGGGCTATCCTGCCATCGGCCGGTTGAAAGGCCTCGCAGAACTGCGTGGCATCGAGCGCGCCTTGTCGCACCCCCAATATGGATTGGCCCGCTGA
- a CDS encoding GntR family transcriptional regulator yields the protein MALTDRQSTSLLAIDPKLPMAPQIYGNIRQSILNLRLVPKQALSEKELALMLGVSRTPVREALIKLAEDGLVDIFPQRGTFVAPIRVSEVLEAQFIREALEVSVVARVAGMSDPAVTARLHESLARQKRAADHGDLDGFLAEDENFHFILSVSVNLTRAWKVIQNVKGQLDRVRVLSLPEPGHLAELYEQHLAIVAAIESGNSSAAKKHMAKHLQQVFRTIDSLLAKRPEIFD from the coding sequence TTGGCTCTGACCGATAGACAATCGACATCCCTGCTTGCGATCGATCCGAAGTTGCCGATGGCGCCGCAGATCTACGGCAATATTCGCCAGTCGATCCTCAATCTCCGTCTCGTGCCCAAGCAGGCCCTGAGCGAAAAGGAACTCGCCCTCATGCTCGGCGTCAGCCGTACACCGGTTCGAGAAGCACTGATCAAGCTCGCCGAGGATGGGTTGGTCGATATCTTTCCCCAGCGCGGCACATTCGTTGCGCCGATCCGTGTTTCGGAAGTTCTGGAGGCGCAGTTCATTCGCGAAGCGCTTGAAGTGTCCGTTGTCGCGCGCGTGGCGGGAATGTCCGACCCCGCCGTCACCGCCCGTCTTCATGAGAGCCTGGCGCGGCAGAAGCGTGCGGCCGACCATGGCGATCTGGATGGTTTCTTGGCGGAGGATGAAAATTTTCATTTCATTCTGTCCGTATCCGTCAATCTGACACGAGCCTGGAAGGTCATCCAGAATGTCAAGGGCCAGCTCGACCGCGTTCGTGTTCTGAGCCTGCCCGAACCGGGCCACCTGGCTGAACTCTACGAGCAGCATCTGGCGATCGTAGCCGCCATCGAATCGGGCAATTCTTCGGCTGCCAAAAAACATATGGCCAAACATCTCCAGCAGGTGTTCCGCACCATCGATTCTCTGTTGGCAAAGAGACCCGAGATCTTTGATTGA
- a CDS encoding aldo/keto reductase: MDYRKLGPSGAVVTAYCLGTMTFGAEADEMESHRLLDDYFAWGGNFIDTADVYSAGRSEEIIGNWLKARPTEARQAVIATKGRFPMGTGPNDIGLSRRHLNRALDDSLRRLGVEHIDLYQMHAWDALTPIEETLRFLDDAVSAGKIGYYGFSNYVGWHIAKAVEIAKARGYTRPVTLQPQYNLLVRDIELEIVAACQDAGMGLLPWSPLGGGWLTGKYKRDQMPTGATRLGENPNRGSESYAARNALERTWAIIAVVEEISKTRGVSMAQVALAWTAARPAVTSVILGARTPGQLADNLGAAELTLSEAEMNRLNEISAPQPAEYPYGKGGINQRHRKIEGGR, from the coding sequence ATGGATTATCGCAAGCTCGGCCCCAGCGGGGCAGTCGTCACGGCATATTGCCTTGGCACCATGACCTTCGGCGCAGAAGCGGACGAAATGGAATCTCATAGATTGCTGGACGACTATTTCGCCTGGGGCGGCAATTTCATCGACACCGCTGACGTCTACAGCGCCGGCAGGTCGGAGGAGATCATTGGAAACTGGCTCAAAGCGCGGCCGACCGAGGCGCGACAGGCGGTTATCGCCACCAAAGGGCGCTTCCCGATGGGCACTGGACCGAACGATATCGGCCTGTCACGCCGGCACCTCAACCGGGCTCTGGATGACTCGCTGCGACGCCTCGGTGTCGAACACATCGACCTCTACCAGATGCACGCCTGGGACGCGCTGACCCCGATCGAAGAGACGCTGCGTTTCCTCGACGATGCCGTCTCTGCCGGCAAGATCGGCTATTATGGTTTTTCCAACTATGTCGGCTGGCATATCGCCAAGGCCGTCGAAATCGCCAAGGCGCGCGGCTATACGCGCCCGGTCACGCTTCAGCCGCAATACAACCTGCTTGTCCGCGATATCGAGCTTGAAATCGTCGCGGCTTGCCAGGATGCCGGCATGGGCCTTCTGCCCTGGTCGCCACTCGGCGGCGGCTGGCTGACCGGCAAATACAAACGCGACCAGATGCCGACGGGGGCGACCCGCCTCGGCGAAAACCCCAATCGCGGCAGCGAATCCTACGCCGCCCGCAACGCGCTGGAACGGACTTGGGCGATCATCGCAGTCGTCGAAGAGATTTCCAAGACACGCGGCGTCAGCATGGCGCAGGTGGCACTCGCCTGGACGGCAGCACGGCCGGCCGTGACCTCCGTCATCCTCGGCGCCCGCACACCCGGTCAGCTTGCCGACAATCTCGGTGCGGCAGAACTGACTCTATCGGAAGCGGAGATGAACAGGCTCAACGAAATCAGCGCGCCGCAGCCTGCAGAATACCCCTACGGCAAGGGTGGCATCAACCAGCGCCACCGCAAGATCGAAGGTGGCCGGTAA
- a CDS encoding isocitrate/isopropylmalate dehydrogenase family protein → MLSIGILNGDDIGHEIVPETIAAMRAAAAVTDLEVAWTALPIGRAAYDELGTTMPADTLEQLSKLDGWVLGPIGHQAYPKSPSAINPHPILRKHFDLYANIRPARSYRSLPCVHQGVDLVIVRENNEGFQPDRNVVAGSGEFRPSEEMTISVRVITRNGSSKVARAAFELAQSRRKKLTAVHKDTVFKLGCGMFAEECRRVAEDFPDVQYEETMVDTFAMRLAMKPQQYDVVVTTNMFGDILSDEAAGLVGGLGMAPGLCAGPDLAMAQATHGSAPDIAGKGIANPFAMIVSGAMLFDWLGRKKREPKAITAASLMREAVDSIIEEKQFVTPDLGGRSSTSEMGEAIRSKIKALA, encoded by the coding sequence ATGCTCAGTATCGGGATCTTGAATGGCGACGATATCGGCCACGAGATCGTCCCCGAAACAATCGCGGCCATGCGCGCGGCGGCGGCCGTGACCGATCTGGAAGTTGCCTGGACGGCGTTGCCGATCGGCCGCGCCGCCTATGACGAACTCGGTACGACGATGCCGGCCGACACCTTGGAGCAGTTGTCGAAGCTTGACGGCTGGGTGCTGGGGCCGATCGGTCACCAAGCCTATCCGAAGAGTCCATCGGCGATCAATCCGCACCCGATCCTGCGCAAGCACTTCGATCTCTACGCCAACATAAGGCCGGCGCGTTCCTATCGCAGCCTTCCTTGCGTGCATCAGGGTGTAGACTTGGTAATCGTGCGGGAGAACAATGAGGGCTTTCAGCCGGATCGTAATGTCGTCGCCGGATCGGGTGAGTTCCGCCCGAGCGAGGAGATGACGATTTCGGTGCGTGTCATTACGCGCAACGGCTCGTCCAAGGTCGCGCGTGCGGCTTTCGAATTGGCCCAAAGCCGCCGCAAGAAGCTGACGGCCGTTCACAAGGATACGGTATTCAAGCTCGGCTGCGGCATGTTTGCCGAGGAATGCCGGCGCGTCGCCGAAGATTTTCCGGACGTCCAATATGAAGAGACGATGGTTGATACCTTCGCCATGCGTCTCGCAATGAAGCCACAGCAATATGACGTCGTCGTCACCACCAACATGTTCGGCGACATTCTTTCGGACGAGGCTGCCGGTCTTGTCGGCGGGCTCGGCATGGCGCCGGGCCTGTGTGCCGGGCCGGATCTGGCCATGGCGCAGGCGACGCATGGGTCTGCACCCGACATCGCCGGAAAGGGCATTGCCAATCCCTTCGCGATGATCGTGTCGGGGGCCATGCTTTTCGATTGGCTCGGTCGGAAGAAGCGGGAGCCGAAAGCGATCACGGCAGCTTCGCTTATGCGCGAAGCAGTCGACTCAATCATCGAAGAGAAGCAATTCGTTACCCCGGATCTCGGCGGCCGGTCGTCGACAAGTGAAATGGGCGAGGCCATCCGATCGAAGATCAAGGCGTTGGCCTAG